The Aeromicrobium senzhongii genome includes a window with the following:
- a CDS encoding stress response protein, with protein MSEEAWHEARLIPTSGINGAQEQEKRATSALLAVMGAVPEFSKALLSPLGAPARVPATYIEVPFDLSGKKVIPDGLIRVTRGSKTWTALVEVKTGKNELQTEQLDNYLDVARGEGFDALITISNEVPSLPGVHPTPVDKRKLRKVQIFHWSWSYVLSTAIVQKEHRGISDPDQAWILGELIRYLEHDRSGALEFDDMGPNWVSIRDAVAAGTLRANDKVAPEVIARFDALLQYLALRLGRRLGIDVSQVVDRKSATNPTAYLADRMNDLAANGTLTGSLRIPNAVGHLVVTADLRANLITSHVELDAPKEGRQTTRVNWLLRQLRDAPDSARVESFAVRSRTGNAELLSVAREDPKLLAPDPSKELRSFRVAMDSKAGAKRGSGQGSFIDSVVKSVDQFYGEVMQNLKAWTPTAPKMRPEVPAAEDGLRSVSLSSQDGPASSAP; from the coding sequence TTGAGTGAAGAAGCCTGGCATGAGGCTCGCCTGATCCCGACGAGCGGCATCAATGGCGCTCAGGAGCAGGAGAAGCGAGCGACGTCGGCACTGCTGGCAGTGATGGGCGCGGTTCCCGAGTTCTCCAAGGCCCTACTCAGCCCACTGGGCGCCCCGGCCCGTGTGCCTGCGACCTACATCGAGGTCCCTTTCGACCTGTCGGGGAAGAAGGTCATTCCCGACGGACTCATCCGCGTGACCCGGGGGAGCAAGACCTGGACCGCCCTGGTGGAGGTCAAGACGGGGAAGAACGAACTACAGACCGAGCAACTCGACAACTACCTCGACGTCGCCCGGGGTGAGGGTTTCGATGCGCTCATCACGATCAGTAACGAGGTTCCGTCGTTGCCGGGCGTGCATCCGACACCCGTCGACAAGCGCAAGCTTCGCAAGGTGCAGATCTTCCACTGGTCGTGGTCCTACGTCCTGTCCACCGCGATTGTCCAGAAAGAGCACCGCGGCATCTCCGACCCTGATCAAGCGTGGATTCTCGGTGAGCTGATCCGGTATCTGGAACACGATCGGTCCGGCGCATTGGAATTCGACGACATGGGTCCCAATTGGGTCTCCATCAGGGATGCGGTGGCCGCAGGGACACTGCGCGCCAATGACAAGGTGGCTCCCGAGGTGATCGCCCGGTTCGATGCGCTGTTGCAGTATCTCGCGCTCCGCTTGGGCCGTCGGCTCGGTATCGATGTGTCGCAGGTAGTGGACCGCAAGAGCGCGACCAATCCCACCGCGTACTTGGCGGACCGTATGAATGACCTCGCAGCCAACGGCACCCTGACAGGTTCACTCCGGATCCCGAATGCTGTGGGGCACCTCGTGGTGACGGCCGACCTTCGCGCCAATCTCATCACCAGCCACGTCGAGCTCGATGCGCCCAAGGAAGGACGACAGACCACACGCGTGAACTGGTTGCTCCGCCAGCTGCGAGATGCGCCCGACAGTGCACGGGTGGAGTCCTTCGCCGTACGCTCCCGAACCGGAAACGCGGAGCTCCTGTCGGTGGCACGGGAGGATCCGAAGTTGCTCGCCCCGGATCCCTCGAAGGAACTTCGTTCGTTCCGCGTCGCCATGGACTCGAAAGCCGGCGCCAAGCGTGGCAGTGGCCAAGGCAGCTTCATCGATTCCGTGGTGAAGTCCGTCGATCAGTTCTACGGGGAGGTCATGCAGAACCTGAAGGCGTGGACCCCGACGGCCCCGAAGATGCGCCCAGAAGTCCCCGCTGCGGAAGACGGTCTGCGGTCCGTATCGCTCTCCTCTCAGGATGGCCCTGCGTCCAGTGCTCCCTGA
- a CDS encoding VOC family protein, protein MAARSVGSLSGVALEGRDPAALAAFYSAVTGWPILHSDEDWYSIGAPDGAFHLSFQLAPEHEPPAWPDPASSMQAHLHVRVDDLDAAEARVLELGATRFAHQPNPDGSRVFADPAGHPFCLCG, encoded by the coding sequence ATGGCAGCGAGGAGCGTGGGCTCGCTCAGCGGAGTGGCACTGGAGGGCCGAGACCCGGCCGCCCTGGCCGCGTTCTACAGCGCCGTCACGGGCTGGCCGATCCTGCACTCCGACGAGGACTGGTACTCGATCGGTGCGCCGGACGGGGCGTTCCACCTCTCGTTCCAGCTCGCTCCCGAGCACGAGCCGCCGGCGTGGCCGGACCCCGCGTCCTCCATGCAGGCCCACCTGCACGTCCGCGTCGACGATCTCGATGCCGCCGAGGCGCGCGTGCTGGAACTCGGCGCGACCCGGTTCGCGCACCAGCCGAACCCCGACGGATCACGGGTCTTCGCCGATCCCGCGGGCCACCCGTTCTGCCTCTGCGGCTGA
- a CDS encoding VOC family protein — protein MKIRRAIPVLTTDDPAAARAFYESYLGFRVAMDEDGMLMFSSPSTPTTQVIVTYPSPTAVDPEAATVDVSVEVDDVDEAHRAALDAGWEVVRELRDEPWGIRRFFVRDPTGRVINVAAHLQEPGVP, from the coding sequence ATGAAGATCCGTCGCGCCATTCCCGTGCTCACCACCGACGACCCTGCCGCCGCTCGCGCGTTCTACGAGTCCTACTTGGGCTTCCGGGTCGCGATGGATGAGGACGGGATGCTGATGTTCTCGTCTCCCAGCACCCCGACGACGCAGGTCATCGTCACGTATCCCAGCCCGACCGCGGTCGACCCGGAGGCGGCCACGGTCGACGTCTCCGTGGAGGTCGATGACGTGGACGAGGCCCACCGCGCCGCCCTGGACGCCGGCTGGGAGGTCGTGCGCGAGCTGCGCGACGAGCCGTGGGGGATTCGCCGGTTCTTCGTCCGCGACCCGACCGGTCGCGTCATCAACGTCGCCGCGCACCTCCAGGAGCCGGGCGTCCCCTGA
- a CDS encoding ASCH domain-containing protein, producing the protein MSWPRVGALRGLELGTPGRMRERLNGLVLAGQKRATAGLLSEYETEGEELEHVGERLALLDDLGDQIATVEITDLQIVPFIDVPWEFAAAEGEGDADLEEWRDGHRGFWAAEGTPVEDDTPIVCLRFVLV; encoded by the coding sequence ATGAGCTGGCCACGAGTGGGAGCGCTGCGCGGACTCGAGCTGGGGACGCCCGGTCGGATGCGGGAGCGACTGAACGGCCTGGTCCTGGCGGGGCAGAAGCGGGCCACGGCAGGGCTGCTGTCGGAGTACGAGACCGAGGGTGAAGAGCTCGAGCACGTCGGCGAACGGCTCGCACTGCTGGACGACCTGGGCGACCAGATCGCGACGGTCGAGATCACGGACCTGCAGATCGTGCCGTTCATCGACGTGCCCTGGGAGTTCGCCGCCGCAGAGGGCGAGGGCGACGCCGACCTCGAGGAGTGGCGGGACGGGCATCGCGGCTTCTGGGCGGCCGAGGGGACGCCCGTCGAGGACGACACTCCGATCGTGTGCCTGCGGTTCGTCCTGGTCTGA
- a CDS encoding TraR/DksA family transcriptional regulator, with protein sequence MTVEDRERLETERLRTVQQLASLSRDFDAVVEASKDSNADDEHDPDGATVAFERSQVDSLLQQARRHLDEIDDAQSRLDEGSYGVCESCGRPIAAARLEARPVARTCIECASARR encoded by the coding sequence ATGACGGTCGAGGATCGTGAACGACTCGAAACGGAGCGGCTGCGAACGGTGCAGCAGTTGGCGAGCCTGAGCCGGGACTTCGACGCCGTCGTCGAGGCGTCCAAGGACTCCAACGCCGACGACGAGCACGACCCCGACGGGGCGACCGTGGCCTTCGAGCGGTCCCAGGTGGACTCGCTCCTGCAGCAGGCCCGCCGGCACCTCGACGAGATCGACGACGCGCAATCGCGCCTCGATGAGGGATCGTACGGAGTGTGCGAGAGCTGCGGACGACCGATCGCGGCAGCGCGGCTCGAGGCCCGGCCCGTGGCGCGCACCTGCATCGAGTGTGCGTCGGCACGGCGCTGA
- a CDS encoding TIGR03086 family metal-binding protein yields MDTCELDPACRTLMGIVEDIEDGHLDRPTPCEGVSVGQLLQHIVGLTLAFRAAADKEFGPLTDTSPDAGGWPDLEPGWRDALREQVPQLVKAWCADSAWEGMTRAGGVDLPGAVAGLVALNEVVLHGWDLARATGREYTLDAPTAAACLEFVEEFDPAGTPGMFGPAVPVAEDATVLDRLVARAGRDPHWAPA; encoded by the coding sequence ATGGACACGTGTGAGCTGGATCCGGCCTGCCGGACCTTGATGGGGATCGTCGAGGACATCGAGGACGGGCACCTCGACCGGCCCACGCCCTGCGAGGGCGTCTCCGTGGGACAGCTGCTCCAGCACATCGTCGGGTTGACCCTCGCCTTCCGGGCCGCTGCCGACAAGGAGTTCGGCCCGTTGACCGACACGAGCCCGGACGCGGGCGGCTGGCCCGACCTCGAACCGGGCTGGCGCGATGCTCTGCGCGAGCAGGTGCCGCAGTTGGTGAAGGCGTGGTGCGCGGACTCGGCCTGGGAGGGCATGACGCGGGCCGGGGGAGTGGATCTGCCGGGCGCGGTGGCCGGTTTGGTGGCGCTCAACGAGGTGGTCCTGCACGGCTGGGACCTCGCCCGCGCCACGGGCCGGGAGTACACCCTCGACGCCCCGACGGCCGCCGCCTGCCTGGAGTTCGTGGAGGAGTTCGATCCCGCAGGGACGCCGGGCATGTTCGGGCCCGCGGTCCCGGTCGCCGAGGACGCGACCGTCCTCGACCGGCTGGTCGCCCGGGCCGGACGCGATCCGCACTGGGCGCCCGCCTGA
- a CDS encoding DUF2200 domain-containing protein → MHRIFTTSFADVYPLYVAKAERKGRTRAEVDEIIEWLTGFDDAALRRHLDEGTTFEEFFAQARLNPNVSLITGVVCHVRVEDVEDPLMQQIRYLDKLVDELAKGKAMEKILRA, encoded by the coding sequence ATGCACCGGATCTTCACGACCAGCTTCGCCGACGTGTACCCGCTCTACGTGGCCAAGGCAGAGCGCAAGGGGCGCACGCGCGCCGAGGTCGACGAGATCATCGAGTGGCTCACCGGATTCGACGACGCCGCTCTGCGCCGCCACCTCGACGAGGGGACGACCTTCGAGGAGTTCTTCGCCCAGGCCCGCCTGAACCCGAACGTCTCCCTCATCACCGGCGTCGTCTGCCACGTCCGCGTCGAGGACGTCGAGGACCCGCTCATGCAGCAGATCCGCTACCTCGACAAGCTCGTCGACGAGCTGGCCAAGGGCAAGGCGATGGAGAAGATCCTGCGCGCCTGA
- a CDS encoding MarR family transcriptional regulator: MTSLTQAAARANPAWGALAAIARIERGRRAADSLRFNHADQRLLWMFSDGRPRTLREIADELGLEQSTVNRQVNGALKAGHVRRFREPGQNAWQFLPVDETMDEFTQDLQDHLALLEQALQCLPENERSRFLEHFGAFASAYNEAASRR, translated from the coding sequence ATGACGTCCCTCACGCAGGCCGCCGCCCGCGCCAACCCGGCCTGGGGCGCTCTGGCGGCGATCGCGAGGATCGAGCGGGGCCGCCGAGCCGCCGACAGCCTGCGCTTCAACCATGCCGACCAGCGGCTGCTGTGGATGTTCTCCGACGGCAGGCCGCGCACCCTGCGCGAGATCGCCGACGAGCTCGGCCTCGAGCAGTCGACGGTGAACCGGCAGGTGAACGGTGCACTCAAGGCCGGTCACGTGCGCCGGTTCCGCGAACCCGGCCAGAACGCGTGGCAGTTCCTGCCCGTCGACGAGACGATGGACGAGTTCACGCAGGACCTGCAGGATCACCTGGCCCTGCTGGAGCAGGCCCTCCAGTGCCTGCCGGAGAACGAGCGATCACGGTTCCTCGAGCACTTCGGCGCCTTCGCCTCCGCCTACAACGAGGCTGCCTCGCGTCGCTGA